A stretch of the bacterium SCSIO 12827 genome encodes the following:
- a CDS encoding multicopper oxidase domain-containing protein, giving the protein MNLPRNNACRAWALGLGLAAAGLLSVVSMPAVAKTVKVDIPVIEKELPIDNKGTTQRMWTFGGTVPGPLVRVTEGDEIDFTLLNQKSNKNSHSMDFHAAVVDVLDEFSEVRPGDTKQFTFKANHPGVFIYHCGASSMAEHISRGMYGVIIVDPKEGYSDAYPKPDREYVLVHGDLFQDGTSAQDRAMNKQWVGTLVNGKLFHYDPVHDPNAALTLEAKPGERVRIFFVNAMINEAAAFHPIAGIWDRVWDNGNPKNLRYSLQTAEVPPAHAMTFDIVPPADRATNNAIVDHRMKHALNGAISVLMNFKDANPDKGKNGNLILR; this is encoded by the coding sequence ATGAACCTTCCACGTAACAACGCATGCCGCGCCTGGGCGCTGGGGCTCGGTCTGGCCGCGGCCGGGCTGCTGTCGGTCGTTTCCATGCCTGCCGTCGCCAAGACGGTGAAGGTCGACATCCCCGTCATCGAAAAGGAACTGCCGATCGACAACAAGGGCACGACGCAACGCATGTGGACCTTTGGCGGCACCGTTCCGGGTCCGCTGGTTCGCGTGACGGAGGGGGACGAAATCGATTTCACGCTCCTCAATCAGAAGTCCAACAAGAACAGCCATTCCATGGATTTCCACGCGGCGGTCGTCGACGTCCTGGATGAGTTCTCGGAAGTCCGCCCCGGTGACACCAAGCAGTTTACGTTCAAGGCGAACCATCCCGGCGTCTTCATCTATCACTGCGGCGCCAGTTCCATGGCCGAGCATATTTCGCGCGGCATGTACGGCGTGATCATCGTCGATCCCAAGGAAGGCTATTCGGATGCCTATCCCAAGCCGGATCGCGAATACGTCCTGGTCCACGGCGATCTGTTCCAAGACGGCACCAGCGCCCAGGACCGGGCGATGAACAAGCAATGGGTCGGCACCCTCGTGAACGGCAAGCTGTTCCACTACGACCCGGTGCACGATCCCAACGCCGCCCTGACCCTGGAAGCGAAGCCGGGTGAGCGTGTCCGCATTTTCTTCGTCAATGCGATGATCAACGAAGCCGCGGCGTTTCATCCGATCGCCGGCATCTGGGACCGGGTGTGGGACAACGGCAATCCGAAAAACCTGCGTTACAGCCTGCAAACGGCGGAAGTGCCGCCGGCCCACGCAATGACCTTCGACATCGTTCCGCCGGCCGACCGTGCGACCAATAACGCCATTGTCGACCACCGGATGAAGCACGCTCTCAACGGCGCGATCTCCGTGCTGATGAACTTCAAGGACGCGAACCCGGACAAGGGCAAGAACGGCAATCTCATTCTGCGCTGA
- a CDS encoding ANTAR domain-containing protein codes for MSDSKLSIVVIDEDPVRAAILMDGLAEAGHAEVALIDNVNNLLKKIFAIDPDVILIDLENPSRDSLEQMFQVSREVRRPTAVFVDETDRAMTDAAIDAGVSAYIVDGLKKERVNQIVDLTISRFNAFSRLQSELSAAKTALSERKIIERAKGILMQTRGMSEEEAYAALRKTAMNEKKRIVDIASSLVTADRIAS; via the coding sequence ATGTCGGATTCAAAACTCAGCATTGTCGTCATTGATGAAGACCCTGTCCGCGCCGCCATCTTGATGGACGGGCTGGCCGAAGCCGGCCATGCGGAAGTCGCTCTTATCGACAACGTGAACAATCTCCTGAAAAAGATTTTCGCCATCGATCCGGACGTCATTCTGATCGATCTGGAAAACCCGTCGCGTGATTCACTCGAGCAGATGTTCCAGGTCTCGCGCGAAGTGCGCCGGCCAACAGCCGTCTTCGTCGACGAGACCGACCGCGCCATGACCGACGCCGCCATCGACGCCGGCGTCAGCGCCTATATCGTCGATGGTCTGAAGAAAGAACGCGTCAACCAGATCGTCGACCTGACCATTTCGCGCTTCAATGCCTTTTCACGCCTGCAATCGGAATTGTCGGCCGCCAAGACGGCGCTCAGTGAACGCAAGATCATCGAGCGGGCCAAGGGCATCTTAATGCAGACCCGCGGCATGTCCGAGGAAGAGGCCTATGCCGCCCTCCGCAAGACCGCCATGAACGAAAAGAAGCGCATCGTCGATATCGCCAGCAGCCTGGTGACGGCGGACCGCATCGCATCGTAA
- a CDS encoding ABC transporter substrate-binding protein, which yields MLDSQGEKILDGPGGMAPPEISIVHAGIIPLLDCAPLVVAAEFGFAEKYNLHLEISREQSWASIRDKVTIGHLDCAHMLGPMVIASTLGIGHVRTPLIAPMALGLNGNAITVSNDLHDRLITAGLDGGDVLSGARALKTVIDADRAAGRPPLTFGVVFPFSAHNYELRCWLAAAGINPDFDLRLVVIPPPLMVANLDQGLIEGFCVGPPWNAVAVEAGVGEIVATKSQIWHNGPEKVLGVRATWAAAHPHTLNALIRALVEAAQWIEQPENRLAVAETLAAPHYLGINAPILAQAMAGDLPGRTPDGIISDPDFITFFRDDATFPWRSHAAWFAEQMIRWRQIDQDTDVCALAEQVYRPDIYRNAVRPLGLSLPDADWKSEGTGASRGRFFGDAVYDPECR from the coding sequence GTGCTGGATAGTCAGGGGGAGAAAATTTTGGACGGACCGGGTGGGATGGCGCCGCCGGAGATTTCGATCGTCCACGCCGGGATCATCCCGTTGCTGGATTGTGCCCCCCTGGTCGTCGCCGCCGAATTCGGCTTCGCCGAAAAATACAACCTGCATCTTGAAATCTCCCGCGAACAATCCTGGGCCTCGATCCGGGACAAGGTGACCATCGGCCATCTGGACTGCGCTCATATGCTGGGGCCCATGGTCATCGCCTCGACACTCGGCATCGGCCATGTCCGCACGCCGCTGATCGCGCCCATGGCGCTTGGCCTCAACGGCAACGCCATCACCGTGTCCAACGACCTGCACGACCGCCTGATCACCGCGGGGCTGGATGGCGGCGACGTGCTGTCGGGTGCCAGGGCGCTGAAAACCGTGATCGACGCCGATCGCGCAGCCGGCCGTCCGCCGCTGACCTTCGGCGTGGTGTTCCCGTTCTCGGCCCATAATTACGAGCTTCGCTGCTGGCTCGCCGCCGCCGGCATCAACCCGGATTTCGACCTGCGCCTGGTCGTCATCCCCCCGCCTCTCATGGTCGCCAACCTGGATCAGGGCCTGATCGAGGGATTCTGCGTCGGCCCCCCCTGGAACGCCGTGGCGGTCGAAGCCGGGGTCGGCGAGATCGTCGCGACGAAATCCCAAATCTGGCACAACGGGCCGGAAAAGGTGCTGGGCGTGCGGGCAACCTGGGCGGCGGCCCATCCGCACACCCTGAACGCACTGATCCGGGCCCTGGTCGAAGCCGCGCAATGGATCGAGCAGCCTGAAAACCGCCTCGCCGTGGCCGAAACCCTGGCGGCCCCCCATTACCTGGGCATCAACGCCCCCATTCTGGCCCAGGCCATGGCAGGAGACCTGCCCGGTCGAACGCCGGACGGGATAATCAGCGATCCGGATTTCATCACCTTCTTCCGCGACGACGCGACCTTCCCCTGGCGCTCCCACGCCGCCTGGTTCGCTGAACAGATGATCCGCTGGCGCCAGATTGATCAGGACACGGACGTCTGCGCCCTGGCCGAACAGGTCTACCGCCCCGACATCTACCGGAACGCGGTGCGCCCCCTCGGGCTCAGCCTGCCTGACGCGGACTGGAAATCGGAAGGCACAGGGGCGTCCCGGGGTCGGTTTTTCGGTGATGCGGTTTACGATCCGGAATGCCGCTGA
- a CDS encoding NAD(P)/FAD-dependent oxidoreductase: MFDTMRAFTRAKAPATAVDNGPPADTASPSDVPPTLVIGAGPAGLRVAEELSRAGAPVVLFNAERWHPYNRIKLTPFLTGEVQIGQVYQPQNAITDAGISRYDGLRIREIDRDNRVAVDDYGRAWPFSHLVIATGSRPHVPDIPGCTLDGVYTFRNFDDVERLVARSYRSTRTVVIGGGLLGLEAARGMSSKGVEAWVLEHESRLLPRQLDQAAGDLVAAGMERLGITARTLTRVQAVEGNGRVERVVLSSGEVIPCDTVIVCAGVRANLEIARNAGLAVGRGITVDAHMRTDDPGIYAVGECAEFDGHCYGLVGPGLEQAQVCVDHILGRKGTDYAGSLPATRLKVVGIDVFSMGEVEQVDGDTRLNSVSWSDPAAGLYRRVIVRRGRVIGAIAIGKWAEINQLQQMIKTQARITPWRLRRLRTTGLLMKGEAPQSVRDWADAATVCNCTGVTRGMLGQAMAAGCTTLGDLQRATCASTVCGTCQPLLQDLLGADAKAEPVGWSKSLLVFSGLAALLALVTAFVPAWPYSGSVQDKLRVDLLWIDPLIKQISGFTLLGFMVIAAVIGLRKRIKMFARLGGYNGWRLVHGIVGALLIAGLFVHTGFHLGDNLNGWLMGAFLALSALGALAGLVTAVEHRLLNGPLKGTKTAPRAVPTWAHILLLWPIPLLLAAHVATVYFY; encoded by the coding sequence ATGTTCGACACGATGCGGGCATTCACAAGGGCAAAGGCTCCGGCGACGGCGGTGGACAATGGGCCTCCGGCCGATACCGCGTCCCCCTCAGACGTCCCCCCGACCCTGGTGATCGGCGCCGGCCCGGCAGGGTTGCGCGTTGCCGAGGAACTGTCCCGTGCGGGCGCCCCCGTCGTGTTGTTCAACGCCGAGCGCTGGCATCCCTACAACCGCATCAAGCTGACCCCCTTTCTAACCGGCGAGGTCCAGATCGGACAGGTCTACCAGCCGCAGAACGCCATCACGGACGCCGGCATCAGCCGCTACGACGGCCTGCGTATCCGCGAAATCGACCGTGATAACCGCGTTGCCGTCGACGATTACGGCCGGGCATGGCCGTTCAGCCATCTGGTCATCGCCACCGGGTCGCGCCCGCATGTGCCGGACATTCCCGGCTGCACGCTGGATGGCGTTTACACCTTCCGCAATTTCGACGACGTCGAACGCCTGGTCGCGCGGTCCTACCGATCCACCCGCACGGTGGTCATCGGCGGTGGTCTGCTGGGGCTGGAGGCCGCCCGCGGCATGTCGTCCAAAGGCGTCGAGGCCTGGGTGCTGGAACACGAAAGCCGCCTGTTGCCGCGCCAGTTGGATCAGGCGGCGGGCGATCTGGTCGCCGCCGGGATGGAACGCCTCGGCATCACCGCGCGCACCCTGACCCGGGTTCAGGCGGTTGAAGGCAACGGCCGGGTCGAACGCGTGGTGCTGTCCTCCGGCGAGGTCATCCCCTGCGATACCGTGATCGTCTGCGCCGGGGTGCGCGCCAATCTGGAGATCGCGCGCAACGCCGGACTGGCCGTGGGCCGGGGCATCACCGTCGACGCCCATATGCGAACCGACGATCCGGGCATCTACGCGGTCGGCGAATGCGCCGAATTCGACGGACATTGCTACGGCTTGGTCGGACCCGGCCTGGAACAAGCCCAGGTCTGCGTCGACCATATCCTGGGACGCAAGGGCACGGATTATGCCGGCAGCCTGCCGGCGACGCGGCTCAAGGTCGTGGGCATCGACGTATTTTCCATGGGCGAAGTCGAACAGGTCGACGGCGACACGCGCCTGAATTCTGTTTCCTGGTCGGACCCAGCGGCGGGCCTGTACCGCCGCGTCATCGTCCGCCGGGGCCGGGTGATCGGCGCCATCGCCATCGGCAAATGGGCCGAAATCAACCAATTGCAGCAGATGATCAAAACCCAGGCACGGATCACGCCCTGGCGGTTACGCCGTCTGCGTACGACCGGCCTGCTGATGAAGGGCGAAGCGCCGCAATCCGTGCGCGACTGGGCCGATGCCGCGACCGTCTGCAACTGCACGGGCGTGACCCGTGGCATGCTGGGCCAGGCCATGGCGGCCGGCTGCACGACCTTGGGCGACCTGCAGCGCGCGACCTGCGCCTCCACCGTCTGCGGCACCTGCCAGCCGCTGCTGCAGGATCTTCTGGGGGCGGACGCCAAGGCCGAGCCCGTGGGCTGGTCGAAATCTCTCCTCGTGTTCTCAGGCCTGGCCGCCCTGCTGGCCCTGGTCACGGCTTTCGTGCCCGCCTGGCCCTATTCGGGGAGCGTGCAGGACAAGCTGCGTGTCGATCTGCTGTGGATTGATCCGCTGATCAAGCAGATCTCGGGCTTCACCCTGCTGGGCTTCATGGTCATTGCCGCCGTCATCGGCCTGCGCAAGCGAATCAAGATGTTCGCCAGGTTGGGCGGCTACAACGGCTGGCGTCTGGTGCACGGCATTGTCGGTGCCCTCCTGATCGCCGGGCTGTTCGTGCACACGGGCTTTCACCTGGGCGACAACCTGAACGGTTGGCTGATGGGCGCTTTCCTGGCGCTGTCGGCACTGGGCGCACTGGCCGGTCTCGTCACCGCCGTGGAACACCGGCTGCTCAACGGTCCCTTGAAGGGAACGAAGACCGCCCCCCGGGCAGTGCCGACCTGGGCGCATATTCTGCTCCTGTGGCCCATCCCCCTGTTGTTGGCGGCGCATGTTGCGACCGTCTATTTCTACTGA
- a CDS encoding cytochrome c3 family protein, giving the protein MRNRILWLVWITATLAGGVAVAAVMYYGGDLRSVFLIGKTTSGHHQIEMACDACHTNMFGGIDALQKGCVTCHGDELKAANDSHPRSKFVDPRNADRVAVLDARYCVTCHREHQPGITNAMAVTLPTDYCALCHQDVAKNRPSHEGLAFDTCTNSGCHNFHDNRALYEDFLEKRHAEPDFKEVLLVALSNWTPPADQPKPERKALAALDADAPADRRGALKHTADWALSGHAAAGVNCSGCHQPRKRTRPDEWVEAPGAKVCATCHTAEAKTFTEGKHGMRQRDGLWVSRKDDFLGLFEDKGLPPMTPALARIPMQDDAHATALTCNTCHGAHKYDVKFAQIEACESCHADDHTKAFRMSPHNSLVDREASGDLPKGSGVTCATCHMPKHLARDDYGTEQVFVTHNQNDNLRPNEKMIRTVCADCHGLRFTIDALADPDLIKKNFKGKPAHHVESIDWVENRMRERARRQQQ; this is encoded by the coding sequence ATGCGCAATAGGATTCTCTGGCTGGTCTGGATCACCGCAACCCTCGCGGGCGGCGTCGCGGTCGCCGCGGTCATGTATTACGGCGGCGATCTCCGTTCCGTGTTCCTGATCGGCAAGACGACGTCCGGCCACCATCAGATCGAAATGGCCTGCGACGCCTGTCACACAAACATGTTCGGCGGCATTGATGCCCTGCAGAAAGGCTGCGTCACCTGCCACGGCGACGAGTTGAAGGCGGCCAACGATTCCCACCCCCGGTCCAAATTCGTCGACCCGCGCAACGCCGACCGGGTCGCCGTGCTGGACGCACGCTATTGCGTGACCTGCCACCGCGAACACCAGCCTGGCATTACCAACGCCATGGCCGTGACCCTGCCCACGGATTACTGCGCGCTCTGCCATCAGGACGTCGCGAAAAACCGGCCCAGCCACGAAGGGCTCGCCTTCGACACCTGCACCAATTCCGGCTGCCACAACTTCCATGACAACCGCGCCCTCTACGAAGATTTTCTGGAAAAGCGCCATGCGGAGCCCGATTTCAAGGAGGTCCTGCTTGTCGCCCTGTCCAACTGGACCCCGCCCGCGGATCAGCCCAAGCCCGAACGCAAGGCGCTGGCGGCCCTGGATGCCGACGCCCCCGCAGACCGCCGGGGTGCCCTGAAGCATACCGCCGATTGGGCCCTGTCCGGCCATGCGGCGGCGGGGGTGAACTGTTCCGGCTGCCATCAGCCGCGCAAGCGCACCCGCCCCGACGAATGGGTCGAAGCCCCGGGCGCCAAGGTCTGCGCCACCTGTCACACGGCCGAGGCCAAGACCTTCACCGAGGGCAAGCACGGCATGCGTCAACGCGACGGGCTCTGGGTGTCGCGCAAGGACGATTTCCTGGGCCTGTTCGAGGACAAGGGCCTGCCCCCCATGACGCCGGCCCTGGCCCGCATTCCCATGCAGGACGACGCGCATGCGACCGCGCTGACCTGCAACACCTGCCACGGCGCCCATAAATACGACGTCAAGTTCGCACAGATCGAAGCCTGCGAAAGCTGCCACGCCGACGACCACACCAAGGCCTTCCGCATGTCGCCGCATAATTCGCTGGTCGACCGGGAAGCCTCGGGTGACCTGCCCAAGGGGTCGGGCGTGACCTGCGCCACCTGCCATATGCCCAAGCACCTGGCGCGTGACGATTACGGCACCGAACAGGTCTTCGTCACCCATAACCAGAACGACAACCTGCGGCCCAACGAAAAGATGATCCGCACGGTCTGCGCCGATTGCCATGGCCTGCGTTTCACCATCGACGCATTGGCCGATCCGGACCTCATCAAGAAAAACTTCAAAGGCAAGCCCGCCCACCATGTCGAAAGCATCGACTGGGTGGAAAACAGGATGCGGGAACGGGCGCGCCGCCAGCAGCAGTAA
- a CDS encoding DUF3365 domain-containing protein, translating into MTMTKKLTIAASCTALACAGVLAMGLGSPAKAGLFGSDDKKGVSYETFTDMLHLVMASDREVYTKMVVGRLAAKEKVIKASEHFEDEKALPLPAQMFRFGSEKVSSKTDKFTYQLLSLWPINKQNAPRTDIEKKGLAFIAENKGEKPFYGEEELGGKKYFTAVYADVGVAAPCINCHNAHKDSPRTDFKMGEVMGGVVIRVPMN; encoded by the coding sequence ATGACCATGACCAAGAAACTGACCATCGCCGCCTCGTGCACGGCGCTCGCCTGTGCGGGCGTGCTCGCCATGGGGCTCGGAAGCCCGGCCAAGGCAGGCCTGTTCGGCAGCGACGACAAGAAAGGCGTGTCCTACGAAACCTTCACCGACATGCTGCATCTCGTCATGGCGTCGGACCGTGAGGTCTACACCAAAATGGTCGTCGGACGTTTGGCCGCCAAGGAAAAGGTGATCAAGGCGTCCGAACACTTCGAGGACGAAAAAGCCCTGCCCCTGCCGGCGCAGATGTTCCGCTTCGGCTCGGAAAAGGTGTCGAGCAAGACAGATAAGTTCACTTATCAGCTGCTGTCGCTCTGGCCGATCAACAAGCAGAACGCGCCGCGCACCGACATCGAGAAAAAGGGCCTCGCCTTCATTGCCGAGAACAAGGGTGAAAAGCCGTTCTATGGGGAAGAGGAACTGGGCGGCAAAAAATACTTCACCGCCGTCTACGCCGACGTCGGCGTGGCCGCCCCCTGCATCAATTGCCACAACGCGCACAAGGATTCGCCCCGCACCGATTTCAAGATGGGCGAGGTGATGGGCGGCGTCGTGATCCGCGTTCCCATGAACTAG
- a CDS encoding hemin receptor, translated as MTPEQIKLVQDSFKSVIPIADTAADIFYGRLFEVAPQLRPMFPQDMTEQKKKLMQMIGVAVTNLHQVDTIVAPVQDLGRRHVGYGVKDEHYDIVGGALLWTLGKGLGDAFTPEVETAWAEAYGLLASVMKDAAAEAA; from the coding sequence ATGACACCCGAACAGATCAAACTGGTCCAGGACAGCTTCAAGTCCGTCATCCCCATCGCCGATACGGCCGCCGACATTTTCTATGGCCGCCTGTTCGAGGTGGCGCCGCAGCTGCGTCCCATGTTCCCGCAGGACATGACCGAGCAGAAGAAGAAGCTGATGCAGATGATCGGCGTCGCCGTCACCAACCTGCATCAGGTCGACACCATCGTCGCCCCGGTCCAGGACCTGGGCCGCCGCCACGTCGGCTACGGCGTCAAAGACGAACATTACGACATCGTCGGCGGCGCTCTCTTGTGGACCCTGGGCAAGGGCCTGGGCGATGCCTTCACGCCCGAGGTCGAAACCGCCTGGGCCGAGGCTTACGGCCTTCTTGCGTCCGTCATGAAGGACGCAGCGGCGGAGGCGGCGTGA
- the nirB gene encoding nitrite reductase large subunit NirB, with product MTKKLVVIGNGMAPGRVLDHLFDKAPDAYQVTIFNAEPRVNYDRIMLSPVLSGEKAYEDIIIHDDAWYESHGVTLHKGKKVMEIDRADRKVIAADGTVAEYDKLLIATGSSPFVIPVPGKDLAGVVTYRDLDDVDAMLDAAKSGGHAVVIGGGLLGLEAAYGLKRQGMDVTVLHLMPTLMERQLDPSAGYLLEKALIDRDIKIITRANTKEITGRDGKVAGVVLEDGTELPANIVVMAVGIRPSAQLADDAGLEVGRGILVDDHLVTSDPDILAVGECVEHRGQCYGLVAPLYDMAKVIAANLAGDAEPEYTGSVTATKLKVTGIDLYSAGDFAEAEDREEIVLRDAAGGVYKRLVLKDNKIIGAVLYGDTADGAWFFDMLKKGTDISDLRETLIFGQAYAGGAPLDPTAAVAALPDDAEICGCNGVCKGAIVQAITEKGLTGIDGVRAHTKASGSCGTCTGLVEQLLKVTLGDAFQPDAVQPMCGCTDLGHDDVRRLIVAQELKSIPAVMQELNWKTSCGCAKCRPALNYYLLATWPGEYVDDKQSRFINERVHANIQKDGTYSVVPRMWGGITTPDELRAIADVADKFQIPTVKVTGGQRIDLLGVKKEDLPAVWADLNAAGMVSGHAYGKSLRTVKTCVGTDWCRFGTQDSTGLGIKLEKFMWGSWTPHKVKLGVSGCPRNCAEATCKDIGVVCVDSGYEIHFAGAAGMHVKGTELLCTVATETEVLEYIGALTQLYREQGRYLERIYKWADRVGLDVAREQVVENAARRKELNARFVYSQQFMQNDPWAERAQGKDAEEFTSFRLGHLGKVA from the coding sequence ATGACTAAGAAACTCGTCGTCATCGGCAACGGCATGGCGCCGGGGCGGGTGCTCGACCATTTGTTCGACAAGGCCCCCGACGCCTATCAGGTGACGATCTTCAACGCCGAACCCCGCGTCAACTATGATCGCATCATGCTGTCGCCGGTGCTGTCCGGGGAAAAGGCCTATGAGGACATCATCATTCATGACGACGCCTGGTACGAAAGCCATGGTGTGACCCTGCATAAGGGCAAGAAGGTCATGGAGATCGACCGCGCCGACCGCAAGGTCATCGCCGCCGACGGCACGGTGGCGGAATACGACAAGCTGCTGATCGCCACGGGATCGTCCCCCTTCGTCATTCCCGTGCCGGGCAAGGACCTGGCCGGCGTCGTCACTTACCGCGATCTGGACGATGTCGACGCCATGCTGGACGCCGCCAAGTCCGGCGGCCATGCGGTGGTGATCGGCGGCGGGTTGCTGGGGCTGGAGGCCGCCTACGGTCTGAAGCGCCAAGGCATGGACGTCACGGTCCTGCACCTGATGCCGACGCTGATGGAACGGCAGTTGGACCCCAGCGCCGGATACCTTCTGGAAAAGGCGCTGATCGACCGCGACATCAAGATCATCACCCGCGCCAATACCAAGGAAATCACCGGCCGTGACGGCAAAGTCGCGGGCGTGGTGCTGGAAGACGGTACGGAGCTTCCCGCCAACATCGTGGTCATGGCCGTGGGCATCCGGCCCAGCGCCCAGTTGGCCGACGACGCGGGGTTGGAGGTCGGGCGCGGCATTCTGGTCGACGATCATCTGGTGACCTCCGATCCGGACATCCTGGCCGTCGGTGAATGCGTCGAACACCGAGGGCAATGCTACGGCCTGGTCGCCCCCCTCTACGACATGGCCAAGGTCATCGCCGCCAACCTTGCCGGGGACGCGGAGCCGGAATACACGGGCTCGGTCACCGCGACAAAGCTGAAGGTCACGGGGATAGATTTGTATTCGGCGGGCGACTTCGCCGAGGCCGAGGATCGCGAGGAGATCGTCCTGCGCGACGCCGCCGGCGGCGTCTACAAGCGTCTGGTGCTGAAGGACAACAAGATCATCGGCGCGGTTCTGTACGGCGACACGGCCGACGGGGCCTGGTTCTTCGACATGCTGAAGAAAGGCACGGACATTTCCGACCTGCGGGAAACCCTGATCTTCGGCCAGGCCTATGCGGGGGGCGCCCCGCTGGACCCTACGGCGGCCGTTGCAGCCTTACCGGATGACGCGGAAATCTGCGGCTGCAACGGCGTGTGCAAGGGGGCCATCGTCCAGGCCATCACGGAAAAAGGCCTGACCGGCATCGACGGCGTGCGCGCCCATACCAAGGCGTCCGGCAGCTGCGGCACCTGCACGGGGCTGGTCGAACAGTTGTTGAAGGTCACCCTGGGCGACGCCTTCCAGCCCGATGCCGTGCAGCCCATGTGCGGCTGCACGGATCTGGGTCACGACGACGTGCGGCGGCTGATCGTCGCCCAAGAACTGAAATCCATCCCGGCCGTCATGCAGGAACTGAACTGGAAGACGTCCTGCGGCTGCGCCAAGTGCCGCCCGGCCTTGAATTATTATCTGCTGGCAACCTGGCCCGGGGAATACGTGGACGACAAGCAATCCCGCTTCATCAACGAACGGGTTCACGCCAATATTCAGAAAGACGGCACCTATTCCGTGGTGCCGCGCATGTGGGGCGGCATCACCACGCCGGACGAACTGCGCGCCATCGCCGACGTAGCCGACAAGTTCCAGATTCCGACGGTCAAGGTCACCGGCGGCCAGCGCATCGACCTTCTGGGCGTCAAGAAGGAAGACCTGCCCGCCGTCTGGGCAGACCTGAACGCGGCGGGCATGGTCTCGGGACATGCCTACGGCAAATCTCTGCGCACGGTGAAGACCTGCGTCGGCACGGACTGGTGCCGTTTCGGGACCCAGGATTCCACCGGCCTCGGCATCAAGCTTGAGAAGTTCATGTGGGGCTCTTGGACGCCGCACAAGGTCAAGCTCGGCGTATCCGGCTGTCCGCGCAATTGTGCCGAAGCGACCTGCAAGGACATCGGCGTTGTCTGCGTCGACAGTGGCTATGAAATTCACTTCGCCGGGGCCGCCGGCATGCATGTGAAGGGCACGGAGCTTCTGTGCACCGTCGCGACCGAGACGGAGGTTCTGGAATACATCGGCGCGCTCACTCAGCTCTACCGCGAACAGGGCCGCTATCTGGAACGCATCTACAAATGGGCAGACCGGGTCGGCCTGGACGTCGCCCGTGAGCAGGTGGTGGAGAACGCAGCGCGGCGCAAGGAGCTCAACGCCCGCTTCGTCTATTCACAGCAGTTCATGCAGAACGACCCCTGGGCCGAGCGAGCCCAGGGCAAGGACGCGGAAGAATTCACCTCCTTCCGTCTTGGGCATTTAGGGAAAGTGGCGTGA
- the nirD gene encoding nitrite reductase small subunit NirD: protein MKTKTQVWIEICRLEDIPPQGARVIRATLGCVALFRTATDKVFALEDRCPHKGGPLSQGIVHETGVTCPMHNWVIDLETGRAKAPDEGRVRTFPVEVRDGTVLIDRALLA from the coding sequence ATGAAAACGAAAACACAGGTCTGGATTGAAATCTGCCGACTGGAAGACATCCCACCGCAGGGGGCGCGCGTCATCCGGGCGACGCTTGGTTGCGTCGCTCTGTTCCGCACGGCGACGGACAAGGTCTTCGCGCTGGAAGACCGCTGTCCGCACAAGGGTGGGCCGCTCAGCCAGGGCATCGTGCACGAGACCGGCGTGACCTGCCCGATGCATAACTGGGTCATCGACCTGGAAACCGGCCGCGCCAAGGCACCGGACGAAGGGCGCGTGCGCACCTTCCCCGTCGAGGTGCGCGACGGCACGGTCCTTATCGACCGGGCATTGCTGGCATAG